A genomic region of Lysinibacillus sp. 2017 contains the following coding sequences:
- a CDS encoding shikimate kinase, whose translation MRKIYLVGFMGSGKSAIGRRLSYYLKMPYYDMDHEIVRQQGMSIPEIFEKYGEQRFREIEKEFLQSFRDEACIISTGGGVAMIEANRKIMRRTGLVFFLDARFEDIYMRIRNDKNRPIVQKSSEQELEELFNHRRKFYREAGHIQVLTANRTLRQIVEYIAFQVKRLKGEW comes from the coding sequence ATGCGAAAAATATATTTAGTTGGATTTATGGGGAGCGGAAAAAGTGCAATAGGCCGTCGATTAAGTTATTACTTGAAAATGCCCTATTATGATATGGATCATGAAATTGTACGCCAACAAGGAATGTCAATTCCAGAAATTTTCGAGAAATACGGGGAACAGCGATTTCGCGAAATCGAAAAAGAATTTTTACAAAGTTTTCGCGACGAAGCTTGTATCATTTCAACAGGTGGAGGCGTTGCCATGATTGAGGCGAATCGTAAAATCATGCGTCGTACAGGACTCGTATTTTTCTTAGATGCACGTTTCGAAGATATTTATATGCGTATAAGAAACGATAAAAACCGTCCTATTGTTCAAAAATCATCGGAGCAAGAGTTAGAAGAACTATTTAACCACAGACGGAAATTTTATCGGGAAGCAGGGCATATACAAGTATTAACTGCTAATCGCACATTGCGTCAAATTGTTGAATACATTGCATTCCAAGTAAAACGACTAAAAGGCGAATGGTAA